One Longimicrobium sp. DNA window includes the following coding sequences:
- a CDS encoding L-histidine N(alpha)-methyltransferase, which yields RFLMGVDLRKDPAVIEAAYNDAAGVTAEFNRNMLRVVNAQAGANFDVDAWEHRASYNAADHWIEMHLVALRDQVVSVPGAGTFSFAAGDTIRTEISAKHDRASVDALFAASGLRVDEWTTDDDALYALVLASPVA from the coding sequence CCGGTTCCTGATGGGCGTGGACCTGCGCAAGGACCCCGCGGTGATCGAGGCGGCCTACAACGACGCGGCGGGAGTGACGGCCGAGTTCAACCGCAACATGCTGCGCGTCGTCAACGCGCAGGCCGGGGCCAACTTCGACGTGGACGCCTGGGAGCACCGGGCGTCGTACAATGCGGCGGACCACTGGATCGAGATGCACCTGGTGGCGCTTCGCGACCAGGTGGTGAGCGTTCCCGGTGCCGGCACGTTCTCCTTCGCGGCGGGCGACACCATCCGCACCGAGATCTCCGCCAAGCACGACCGTGCCAGCGTGGACGCCCTGTTCGCCGCCTCGGGGCTGCGCGTGGACGAGTGGACGACGGACGACGACGCGCTCTACGCGCTGGTGCTGGCATCACCGGTGGCGTGA